In Coccidioides posadasii str. Silveira chromosome 4, complete sequence, one genomic interval encodes:
- a CDS encoding uncharacterized protein (EggNog:ENOG410PGR2~COG:S~BUSCO:1250at33183) has protein sequence MQRDHPPQGFGTRSSRRNRSSSLSTDYKKIPKTSCLLSPPLVNPQPQYVVSSAVRQVITADHNAATTDRFHNERIEITDAALMLLNGFLDNLLFSILLTAKSTKIIAIRPAVSEVLKPRLAREVVSAADDELGEYIGGSDDEDFPEFCGGQEPSGHFELERSWKLTRLRCMVYSRLGDMEEEDEEDHLRREGLDENGSRPGRFSNHIGHITPAAAIFLTSILEYIGENALLIVAENARNRSSYGTPKSNEDQSEEAQIPRPLIIDDVDVEKIALNPTLGRLWRTWRKHSRLPGLSRTLSRESLLRSPRKTSSRQSSVGTLETVDEPQLRPITSHPPVSENAEPIDPTAIPLPLSDNDVDEIEIPGFTAQLAVAIPARAFRPRSLFITHNDINPRATPEPALPKSASVLEYRTHSRSHSLPTTPLKGRAAPPKKAPDLVVIPPKNEEKEEEEEEEEEEDNDSETMDENAEHVNITRTRGSSTLDCESRPQRRESVTLNSCLNADDDIGSPVSSLHSDAIGVAIGHSQISEAPSPVSQMDSWISKGSSEYEDYEQQPQQQQPAFTIPSANQPAALHGQQSGREKETPMTLHPTQQLPVDLYSTAPSPIPQKSPLRRYAHEHPTPPAEGDDTIVETAFVSQPSSSVSPPPRLTPLRELVATATSTPDEHSPSLPAVSQSAASSEPMSASSKSDRSTSSQAKRINIKIPVTGNTVHAMTNSPRSVSSARERAGVQRVSPPPSKSPSEPGGMRPRRSESNSSFPERRPITSGSGTSQVSSKLKGLVSRQMTSTSLRSSGDANGDGTSDLDQLIESDETLHYTLTPKTMREIEDPGSPRWASVRTGSVDLRDSGSAKGSPTIGGGSNGLRITASAQSPPRGPAPQPRDARAEVKSVREFANFIKHTGPGPNSMKHTPIVIPSSTRQSNMSHDFTSMASPSPVSSRAQSSMSGYLSRPNRPRLEARPAVAPKDNQTSELIDFIREGPPRDGSHRIPRTVAPFRTTMDSDDFHSLSPTRLDRDTFTHSSIASTQDDSVAARSFNSSFNSRTGLLEAVSQGNNRPVRPQAQLHSVLDSPVDEVREPVRTRRRVRDPYAIDTDSEDEFDEQPRRPQKREESLMDFLRNVPPPPTNDEPPQLLSVNMRAANAMQPVKPRSKSTASTMKSRLMRTTSTDKAPKSKLSRSSLRSQKSFATNPVTTTPADAPALPSLHTTTSSVSSQYSFRQEPYAPNVTTYPAHVDRLRNGYNMGPHPADDMRTPPHYRTGNSGTAALADFLRNTAPPESPQTSRPPTSSAKESGGGLGSFSRVFSRKKKQAI, from the exons ATGCAGCGCGATCACCCACCTCAGGGATTTGGCACGCGGTCATCCCGGCGAAACCGCAGTTCCAGCTTGTCCACAGACTATAAGAAGATCCCAAAGACGAGCTGCCTACTTTCACCGCCCCTCGTCAACCCGCAACCGCAGTATGTAGTGTCCTCAGCCGTCCGACAGGTGATCACCGCGGATCACAACGCCGCCACAACGGATAGATTCCACAACGAGCGTATCGAGATCACGGATGCGGCGTTGATGCTGCTGAATGGCTTCCTGGACAACCTGCTGTTCAGCATCCTGTTAACCGCCAAATCCACTAAGATCATCGCCATTCGACCGGCGGTGTCCGAGGTGCTGAAGCCCAGATTGGCGAGGGAGGTGGTTTCTGCCGCGGACGATGAGCTGGGTGAATATATCGGAGGAAGCGATGACGAGGATTTCCCAGAGTTCTGCGGTGGCCAGGAACCGTCCGGACATTTCGAGCTGGAAAGGTCGTGGAAGCTGACTCGCCTGAGATGCATGGTGTACTCGAGGTTGGGCGACAtggaggaggaagatgagGAAGATCACCTCCGCCGAGAAGGCCTGGACGAGAACGGATCCCGTCCCGGTCGGTTTTCCAATCACATTGGACACATCACACCTGCAGCCGCTATTTTTCTTACGTCCATATTAGAATACATTGGCGAGAACGCTCTCCTTATTGTCGCCGAGAATGCACGTAACAGGTCAAGTTACGGGACCCCGAAATCCAACGAAGACCAGTCGGAGGAGGCCCAGATACCCAGGCCTTTAATAATAGACGACGTTGACGTGGAGAAAATAGCTTTGAATCCAACGCTGGGCCGGCTGTGGCGGACTTGGAGGAAGCATTCCAGGCTACCTGGGCTTTCAAGGACCCTCTCGCGGGAATCCCTGTTACGTTCACCACGAAAGACGAGCAGCAGACAGAGCAGCGTTGGCACGCTAGAGACCGTTGACGAACCGCAGCTTCGTCCAATTACCTCCCATCCACCCGTCTCGGAAAACGCCGAGCCAATAGACCCTACCGCCATACCTCTCCCACTATCAGATAACGACGTCGACGAAATTGAGATTCCGGGTTTTACTGCCCAACTTGCTGTAGCGATTCCTGCACGCGCCTTTCGACCACGAAGTCTTTTCATAACGCATAATGATATTAATCCTCGCGCAACCCCAGAGCCGGCCTTGCCCAAATCGGCTTCTGTTCTCGAATACCGCACACATTCGCGATCTCACTCTCTCCCCACCACGCCGCTGAAGGGTAGAGCGGCTCCTCCCAAGAAAGCTCCAGACCTGGTTGTCATTCCGCCGAAGAacgaggagaaggaggaggaggaggaggaggaggaggaagaggataaTGATTCGGAAACAATGGATGAAAATGCAGAGCATGTTAATATAACTCGAACACGAGGATCCAGTACCCTTGATTGCGAGTCGCGTCCTCAGCGACGTGAGTCCGTGACACTTAATTCTTGTCTTAACGCCGACGATGACATTGGAAGCCCCGTTTCTTCACTGCATTCTGATGCTATTGGAGTGGCGATCGGTCATTCCCAAATATCCGAAGCTCCTTCGCCAGTTTCTCAAATGGACAGTTGGATATCAAAGGGAAGTTCAGAGTATGAAGACTACGAACAACAGccacaacaacagcagccaGCGTTCACAATTCCATCGGCCAATCAGCCAGCAGCGCTTCACGGACAGCAATCCGGCAGAGAAAAGGAGACACCGATGACCCTTCACCCGACACAACAGCTCCCCGTAGATCTTTATTCGACCGCTCCATCTCCTATCCCGCAAAAATCTCCTTTACGACGTTATGCACATGAGCATCCCACCCCTCCCGCTGAAGGAGATGACACGATAGTCGAGACTGCGTTCGTTTCGCAGCCTAGCAGTTCCGTCTCTCCGCCCCCGAGACTCACCCCTCTCCGGGAACTAGTTGCAACAGCGACCAGTACTCCAGACGAACACTCGCCCAGCCTGCCTGCAGTTTCTCAATCTGCAGCGTCATCCGAGCCGATGTCTGCGTCGAGCAAAAGCGATAGATCTACAAGCTCTCAAGCTAAGCGcattaatattaaaatccCCGTGACTGGCAACACGGTCCACGCGATGACCAACTCTCCTCGAAGTGTCTCTTCCGCGAGGGAGCGCGCTGGAGTGCAGCGTGTTTCCCCTCCTCCGTCTAAATCGCCCAGTGAGCCGGGAGGGATGAGGCCTCGTCGTTCAGAAAGCAATAGTAGTTTTCCCGAACGGAGGCCTATTACGTCCGGCTCCGGTACTTCTCAGGTATCAAGCAAGCTCAAGGGGCTGGTGAGCAGACAGATGACTAGCACATCATTGCGTTCATCTGGGGATGCAAACGGCGACGGAACTTCCGACCTGGACCAGCTTATTGAGAGCGACGAGACTCTTCACTACACGCTGACGCCCAAGACTATGAGGGAAATAGAG GATCCTGGTTCCCCCCGGTGGGCATCCGTGCGGACAGGGAGCGTGGATTTGAGAGATTCCGGCAGTGCAAAGGGCTCGCCTACAATTGGTGGCGGCTCAAACGGGCTGCGTATCACCGCGTCTGCACAAAGCCCTCCCAGAGGGCCTGCGCCACAGCCGAGAGACGCTCGTGCAGAGGTGAAATCCGTCCGAGAATTCGCCAACTTTATCAAACACACCGGCCCCGGGCCCAACTCGATGAAGCACACTCCCATCGTCATTCCTAGCTCGACACGGCAAAGCAACATGTCGCACGACTTCACCTCTATGGCCTCACCATCACCCGTATCGTCCCGTGCACAGAGTTCTATGTCGGGATACCTCTCAAGACCCAACCGGCCTCGCCTGGAGGCCCGCCCGGCTGTGGCGCCTAAGGATAACCAGACTTCGGAACTGATCGATTTTATCCGGGAAGGACCTCCACGGGATGGATCGCACCGAATTCCTCGGACTGTCGCACCGTTCCGGACGACGATGGATTCAGATGACTTCCACTCTCTAAGTCCAACACGCCTGGATAGAGACACGTTCACCCATAGCTCCATAGCAAGCACCCAGGATGATTCTGTGGCCGCACGATCTTTCAATTCATCTTTTAATTCGCGTACGGGGCTGCTCGAGGCGGTGAGCCAGGGGAATAATCGGCCGGTTAGACCTCAGGCTCAATTGCACTCTGTACTGGATTCGCCAGTGGATGAAGTTCGGGAACCTGTTCGGACTCGCCGGCGAGTGAGAGATCCATACGCCATCGACACAGATAGCGAAGACGAGTTCGATGAGCAGCCGCGGAGACCTCAGAAAAGGGAAGAAAGCCTGATGGATTTCCTCCGCAATGTTCCCCCGCCTCCCACCAACGACGAACCTCCTCAGCTCCTATCCGTCAACATGCGCGCTGCAAACGCGATGCAGCCCGTCAAACCTAGGTCCAAAAGCACAGCATCCACGATGAAGTCTCGTCTCATGCGAACCACCTCAACAGACAAAGCACCCAAATCTAAACTATCACGATCCTCTTTACGATCCCAGAAGTCCTTCGCGACAAACCCTGTCACAACGACCCCAGCGGATGCGCCCGCCCTCCCCTCACTACACACAACCACGTCATCCGTATCATCCCAGTATTCCTTCCGACAGGAACCGTACGCCCCTAATGTGACGACATACCCTGCACACGTCGATCGCCTTCGAAACGGGTACAACATGGGTCCGCATCCCGCCGACGACATGCGAACACCACCACATTATCGCACTGGTAATTCCGGAACCGCGGCGTTGGCGGATTTTCTTAGAAACACGGCTCCTCCGGAGTCTCCTCAGACGTCTCGCCCGCCTACTTCTTCCGCAAAGGAAAGTGGTGGAGGCCTTGGTTCGTTCTCCAGGGTGTTTTCGCGGAAGAAAAAGCAGGctatttaa
- a CDS encoding uncharacterized protein (EggNog:ENOG410PZ72), whose amino-acid sequence MSQSEDEKPSLEDSGPLSSPHFNLASSIIAHCLANNPFEAAFINRGPGIFAAAFASFSRLPAAFVGNKANPNAPFRTNMEAVVAANDDAHSYSSFASTAMSSDVMSSSGMSTPSTMIGDASVDSSFFSIPPRCSSPYTPPYDLGSSSRDPEQALSNVDDSDEDQYSDEDSDCEFADVESDHGSEVGSAGYDEYSVDEMAYEGSEDGDSCIGGDEMENDDDSIEEQLSFISFERSVHFSSADDEVIPDTGFEEPVPDAVPEMTCHERMALAEHLKTRRIGNWENGGDYDPEEHSRDSLQLDKELLSAYINGLRTLNRNRCETALRSRTLHASHERLGQVDVQTDKDMNEYFERINDLLRGIFPNLFTEDEYLRILSEAESAISIDECGQLTYESHSVAVQHMIRSLLAERLGYDDMFLEDEILEWFAGNLIAPLGQQALARRHQEN is encoded by the exons ATGTCGCAAAGCGAGGACGAAAAGCCCTCCTTGGAGGACTCGGGCCCGCTCAGCTCTCCCCACTTTAACCTCGCCAGCTCGATCATCGCACACTGCCTTGCCAACAACCCTTTCGAAGCTGCTTTTATAAATCGCGGCCCTGGCATCTTTGCTGCGGCATTTGCCTCCTTTTCTCGCTTACCTGCTGCGTTCGTTGGGAACAAGGCCAATCCAAATGCGCCTTTCCGCACTAATATGGAAGCCGTTGTTGCGGCGAACGATGATGCGCATTCGTACTCGAGTTTCGCATCCACCGCCATGTCTTCGGATGTTATGTCCTCTTCCGGCATGTCCACGCCATCGACCATGATCGGCGACGCCTCCGTCGATTCCTCGTTTTTCTCTATCCCACCCCGGTGCTCATCTCCTTACACACCCCCATACGACCTTGGGTCGTCTTCTAGAGATCCCGAGCAGGCTCTGAGCAACGTGGATGATTCTGACGAGGATCAGTACTCCGATGAGGATTCTGATTGCGAATTTGCCGATGTTGAAAGCGACCATGGATCTGAGGTCGGATCCGCCGGATATGACGAATATAGTGTCGATGAAATGGCATATGAAGGCTCAGAGGATGGTGATTCGTGCATTGGGGGTGACGAAATGGAAAATGACG ATGATTCCATCGAGGAACAGCTGTCTTTTATATCGTTCGAGCGCTCAGTTCACTTCTCCTCCGCTGATGATGAAGTGATCCCCGACACTGGCTTTGAAGAGCCAGTCCCGGATGCCGTTCCTGAGATGACCTGTCACGAAAGGATGGCTTTAGCGGAGCATCTGAAAACCCGACGAATTGGAAACTGGGAGAATGGAGGAGACTACGATCCCGAGGAGCATTCCCGCGATTCTTTACAGCTGGACAAGGAGCTCCTTTCCGCTTATATTAACGGTTTACGCACCTTGAATAGAAATCGCTGTGAGACGGCTCTCCGATCACGAACGCTGCATGCGAGCCACGAGAGGCTAGGCCAAGTTGATGTGCAGACAGATAAAGATATGAATGAATATTTTGAGCGTATCAACGACCTCCTTCGTGGCATTTTCCCCAACCTATTCACCGAAGACGAGTACCTTCGGATCCTTTCCGAAGCTGAATCGGCCATCTCCATTGATGAATGCGGTCAGCTGACTTATGAATCCCATTCAGTGGCTGTCCAGCACATGATACGGAGCCTGCTGGCTGAACGACTTGGTTATGATGATATGTTCCTCGAAGATGAGATACTGGAGTGGTTCGCCGGCAACCTGATTGCACCGCTGGGTCAACAGGCTCTGGCCCGTCGGCATCAAGAAAACTGA
- a CDS encoding uncharacterized protein (EggNog:ENOG410PS4B~COG:K~BUSCO:6983at33183), whose product MMPLSKSVEDSTKTEDKDQHIAAQSADGSLQSAFDQHDEMQTFRHASNKEVPLSCGLEDPFHASLSSIMKGGELSSQHWSPHLSPFHTSETLCSEATQAFDNVSRLSTVDEFTFDSGLLFRGRKETDSRSASTLRQRPTYKYGDLSATDLSNHKSNDYVGSIRKQDSPFELTISPRSSCTMAYQEAWHGRFPSCGQPAGERISISPMPQTAIQRDYITPAVNTRRASEQSASPTQYGSNIVSPTQHSTMPAPCTASFPRCLEHTTPSPIALPSSQTAPMHLLRSQSEGSVYQPWSSQLLDTPLYQYSHHEHQPSDAQTWWGPSSLPNRGLQPYSHSGYAPMLMAPAPQRPQHNRTDHTAVPVHDADLSLHVTQHTELPHVTELSLTVPPLSCPEPPAGPQYPLELAPESLQRPPSFGSSYNSASPSHASSVSPGSTVPPMTPARVTPIGASHRSPKSRQQITNHQRRTNPRKASSFPGISTSKITRTMPVHNTTPHCSSTMGNRNPVTVSFVNFTPEDSQKLLTGVAPSGSSKTKARREQEAREKRRKLSEAALLAVRKAGGDVEALEAVLC is encoded by the coding sequence ATGATGCCCCTTTCCAAGTCTGTGGAAGACTCGACGAAAACGGAAGATAAAGATCAGCATATTGCTGCTCAATCTGCTGATGGCTCGCTGCAGAGTGCGTTCGACCAGCATGATGAGATGCAGACTTTCAGGCATGCCAGCAACAAAGAAGTCCCGTTATCATGTGGTCTGGAAGACCCCTTTCATGCGAGTCTATCTTCGATAATGAAGGGCGGCGAGCTTTCATCCCAGCATTGGAGCCCTCATCTTTCACCATTTCACACGTCGGAAACGCTCTGCTCTGAGGCAACGCAGGCCTTTGACAACGTGAGCAGACTTTCCACAGTCGATGAATTTACGTTCGATTCCGGGTTGCTATTTAGAGGGCGAAAGGAAACAGATTCGAGGTCCGCTTCGACGCTCCGCCAGCGACCGACATACAAGTACGGAGACCTGTCTGCAACGGACCTCTCAAACCATAAATCGAATGACTATGTTGGTTCAATTCGAAAACAGGACTCTCCTTTTGAGTTGACGATTTCACCGCGTTCTAGCTGCACAATGGCATATCAAGAAGCCTGGCACGGCCGTTTTCCGAGCTGTGGGCAACCTGCTGGCGAACGTATTTCAATCTCTCCGATGCCACAGACCGCCATTCAACGCGATTACATAACTCCCGCTGTTAACACACGTCGTGCTTCGGAGCAAAGCGCGTCACCAACACAGTATGGATCGAATATAGTTTCTCCGACGCAGCATTCGACAATGCCCGCGCCCTGCACTGCATCTTTCCCGCGGTGCCTCGAACATACAACACCTTCACCGATAGCTCTACCATCCAGCCAGACCGCTCCCATGCATCTCCTACGCTCTCAATCGGAAGGTTCGGTCTATCAACCCTGGAGTTCCCAGCTTCTTGATACTCCTCTATATCAGTACTCTCATCATGAGCATCAACCTTCAGATGCGCAAACATGGTGGGGCCCCTCGTCACTGCCGAATAGAGGCCTACAGCCTTATTCCCACAGTGGCTATGCTCCGATGTTGATGGCACCGGCTCCCCAACGGCCACAACATAATCGCACCGACCACACCGCTGTTCCGGTGCATGATGCCGATTTGAGCCTCCACGTCACCCAACACACTGAACTTCCGCATGTTACGGAACTAAGTCTTACGGTACCACCTCTCTCATGTCCAGAGCCTCCAGCAGGCCCGCAATATCCACTCGAACTCGCCCCCGAATCTCTGCAGCGGCCGCCGTCATTTGGATCGTCTTATAATTCCGCATCGCCATCCCACGCGTCTTCGGTCTCTCCTGGGTCAACAGTTCCGCCGATGACGCCAGCCCGAGTCACTCCGATTGGAGCCAGCCACCGCTCGCCAAAGTCCCGACAGCAAATCACAAATCATCAACGACGTACGAACCCGCGCAAAGCATCCAGTTTTCCAGGTATCTCGACCTCAAAAATTACCAGAACAATGCCAGTCCACAACACAACTCCCCACTGCAGTTCAACGATGGGGAATAGAAACCCCGTCACTGTTTCCTTCGTTAATTTTACACCTGAAGATAGCCAGAAACTACTTACAGGCGTCGCACCGAGCGGCAGCTCGAAGACCAAAGCCAGACGCGAGCAAGAAGCAAGGGAGAAGCGAAGGAAGCTCTCAGAAGCGGCATTGCTGGCCGTTCGGAAGGCAGGAGGCGACGTCGAGGCGTTGGAAGCTGTACTTTGTTAA
- a CDS encoding uncharacterized protein (EggNog:ENOG410PQ2I~COG:S~BUSCO:14409at33183) → MSVNSLWFKWKSLRLPWRRFFLVGQDLAGNTFWEFKDAANSSRLRRIVKYNPKTHYADVKVSPQWHQWLRHVRPEPPSIAEQQQELVRQEQIKYLAKLADERWASKPSYLDKPQEQQPGPAIESRTPAYHTGPKPTAEQAGVRSAIGSEAELQQQGTTKKKKRKIKTSPWEGESGAPGEKWQPEAWNPSAAKR, encoded by the exons ATGAGTGTCAACAGTCTTTGGTTCAAGTGGAAGAGCTTAAGACTCCCGTGGCGGAGATTTTTCTTGGTCG GCCAGGATCTGGCCGGCAACACCTTCTGGGAATTCAAGGACGCTGCCAATTCCTCACGGCTCAGGCGCATTGTGAAATACAATCCAAAGACCCATTATGCAGATGTCAAGGTATCAC CGCAATGGCACCAGTGGCTGCGACATGTTCGGCCAGAACCCCCTTCGATAGCAGAACAGCAGCAGGAGCTTGTACGCCAAGAGCAGATCAAGTATCTCGCCAAACTTGCCGATGAACGATGGGCCAGCAAGCCTTCGTATCTCGACAAGCCACAGGAACAGCAGCCGGGACCTGCGATCGAATCGAGAACGCCGGCATACCATACCGGCCCGAAACCAACCGCCGAACAGGCCGGTGTGCGCTCAGCGATCGGTAGCGAAGCCGAACTGCAGCAGCAAGggacgacgaagaagaagaagaggaagataaAGACTAGTCCTTGGGAAGGGGAATCCGGTGCGCCGGGCGAAAAATGGCAACCGGAGGCGTGGAATCCTTCTGCGgcaaaaagataa
- a CDS encoding uncharacterized protein (EggNog:ENOG410PPIB~COG:S) produces the protein MASTAGANLGSGGVFFSPQPRRKRPAYGSGGGTGGDSSGGASGQGGVGSGGRGGWIHVSDSRNPPEYGRIAWPEDIFGSLEVDGNGNIEGNGNYQPSGTYRIVTRNGILGLSPFLREKLVQRLRAEEQSLRR, from the exons ATGGCCTCTACGGCGGGCGCAAATTTAGGATCCGGCGGGGTGTTTTTCTCTCCGCAGCCCCGACGCAAGAGGCCAGCGTACGGCAGCGGGGGTGGGACGGGAGGCGATTCCAGCGGCGGAGCGAGCGGCCAGGGTGGAGTCGGGTCCGGTGGCCGCGGCGGATGGATTCATGTGTCGGATAGCAGAAATCCGCCGGAGTACGGACGAATTGCTTG GCCGGAAGATATATTCGGAAGTTTGGAGGTAGACGGGAATGGAAATATTGAAGGGAATGGGAATTATCAACCTAGTG GAACGTACCGAATTGTAACGAGAAATGGAAT ACTCGGATTAAGCCCATTCTTGAGGGAGAAGCTTGTCCAGCGGCTGCGGGCCGAAGAACAAAGCCTCCGCCGGTAA
- the GLN1 gene encoding glutamate--ammonia ligase (EggNog:ENOG410PI17~COG:E~BUSCO:8235at33183), whose product MAPKTHISNAENLKKYMELDQRGKIMAEYIWIDACGGVRSKTKTVNKVVTSADELPEWNFDGSSTGQAPGDNSDVYLRPVAIFPDPFRRGENILVLCETWDSDGSPNKYNYRHEAARLMRANAHEHFWFGLEQEYTLLGPDGWPYGWPKGGFPGAQGPYYCGVGTGKVHCRDIVEAHYKACLYAGINISGINAEVMPAQWEYQVGPCEGIDLGDQLWMSRFLLNRVAEEFGAIISFAPKPIPGDWNGAGLHTNVSTEAMRNEGGMKVIEAAMKKLETRHFEHIAVYGEGNEDRLTGRHETGSIDKFSWGVADRGGSIRIPRQVAKDGKGYFEDRRPASNADPYQITGIIVETLCGAS is encoded by the exons ATG GCTCCCAAAACTCATATCTCCAATGCGGAGAAC TTAAAAAAATACATGGAACTCGACCAGCGGGGTAAGATCATGGCGGAATACATCTGGATTGATGCTTGCGGCGGTGTTCGATCAAAAACCAAG acCGTCAACAAGGTCGTAACATCCGCAGACGAGCTTCCAGAGTGGAACTTCGACGGTTCATCAACAGGTCAGGCTCCCGGAGACAACTCCGATGTCTACCTTCGCCCCGTTGCCATCTTCCCAGACCCCTTCCGACGAGGAGAGAACATTTTGGTTCTCTGCGAGACCTGGGACAGCGATGGTTCCCCTAACAAGTACAACTACCGCCACGAGGCCGCTCGGTTAATGCGAGCTAATGCCCACGAACATTTCTGGTTTGGTTTGGAGCAGGAGTACACCCTCCTTGGCCCCGACGGCTGGCCATATGGCTGGCCCAAGGGTGGTTTCCCAGGCGCCCAGGGACCATACTACTGTGGCGTTGGTACCGGCAAGGTCCACTGCCGTGACATCGTAGAGGCCCACTACAAGGCCTGTCTCTATGCTGGCATCAACATCTCTGGCATCAACGCCGAAGTTATGCCTGCTCAGTGGGAATACCAGGTTGGCCCCTGTGAAGGCATCGACC TCGGTGACCAGCTCTGGATGTCTCGTTTCCTCCTCAACCGTGTCGCTGAAGAATTCGGTGCTATCATTTCATTCGCTCCAAAGCCCATTCCTGGCGACTGGAACGGTGCTGGTCTCCACACCAACGTTTCCACCGAGGCTATGCGTAACGAGGGCGGTATGAAGGTCATCGAGGCTGCTATGAAGAAACTCGAAACCCGCCACTTCGAGCACATTGCTGTCTACGGTGAAGGTAACGAAGACCGCCTCACCGGACGCCATGAAACCGGCAGCATCGACAAGTTCAGCTGGGGTGTTGCCGACCGTGGTGGCAGCATTCGCATTCCTCGCCAGGTCGCCAAGGACGGCAAGGGATACTTTGAAGACAGAAGACCCGCCAGTAATGCCGATCCTTATCAGATCACCGGCATTATTGTCGAAACT CTCTGCGGTGCTTCTTAA
- a CDS encoding uncharacterized protein (EggNog:ENOG410PH49~COG:G~TransMembrane:12 (i62-81o101-119i131-149o155-178i190-211o223-245i311-333o345-363i375-394o406-426i438-463o483-503i)~BUSCO:6118at33183), which produces MAASVKMPEEQLKPALSKQSTQEHIQESSANGMEDSEPGDEPTLAEINRIYRKLDWRIIPPFWVLYFLCASIRSTVGLSQTMNIAEKHDLGSVLQMTPHEISTSLALFYVCYVVFDLPSNLIMTRLSPRVWMSRIVIGVGVIGSCMAAAKAAWSLYLLRLLLGVVMAGLWPGMAYYLTLFYPPSRTGKRIGFYFTAAQVSAAVVGLVSAGFQKMDDERGIVGFRWMFLIYGICGTATGISLLWWLPERPLPPGESPSPRSKVSRWLPQTPPALTGRDAEVHYRDLKRIYHRTQWTLSDLGRVLMDWRIWPLLIMYFGVVGVGIGVQSYGTVIIRATNPKLTGVELSLLFAPIWITDLLSILLITPLSDRFHHHRALFFSLPATLQILGLLLTTYAGNPSTNPWPRYAGLLIVGFGLGPTVPVTMTWTNEVFQPRHGEVGVAAASAVVSGLGNLGSIVSTYALYAGWESDRLASGASQYRKSNWVMIGMLVGSILAAVVMEVLLRVVDGKKGGAEVDGDGAARRESRQRGLEGVWFLKWKKK; this is translated from the exons ATGGCAGCCTCTGTCAAGATGCCAGAGGAGCAATTGAAACCCGCGCTCTCCAAACAATCCACGCAAGAGCATATCCAAGAGTCTTCTGCCAATGGTATGGAGGACTCTGAACCCGGCGACGAGCCCACTCTGGCCGAAATCAACCGGATATACAG AAAACTCGACTGGCGCATAATACCGCCGTTCTGGGTGCTTTACTTCCTATGCGCATCCATCAGATCCACCGTCGGTCTCTCGCAGACAATGAATATTGCAGAGAAGCATGATCTCGGGTCCGTTCTGCAGATGACCCCGCACGAGATTTCTACGAGTCTGGCGCTCTTCTACGTGTGCTACGTCGTCTTCGACCTTCCCTCCAATTTGATCATGACGAGACTCAGCCCGAGAGTCTGGATGAGTCGGATCGTCATTGGTGTGGGAGTCATTGGAAGCTGTATGGCTGCCGCGAAGGCAGCATGGTCGCTGTA TCTTCTCCGCCTCCTCCTTGGAGTCGTGATGGCTGGACTATGGCCTGGCATGGCGTACTACCTCACGCTTTTCTACCCGCCATCGCGCACCGGCAAGCGAATTGGCTTCTACTTCACAGCAGCACAGGTCTCAGCGGCCGTGGTCGGCCTGGTATCTGCCGGATTCCAGAAGATGGACGATGAAAGGGGTATTGTTGGTTTCCGATGGATGTTTCTCATCTACGGGATCTGTGGTACCGCGACGGGAATTTCACTGCTCTGGTGGCTTCCAGAACGACCCTTGCCGCCCGGTGAATCCCCCAGTCCCCGGTCAAAAGTGTCCAGGTGGCTGCCACAGACGCCGCCCGCATTGACGGGAAGAGATGCGGAGGTACACTACCGCGACCTAAAACGTATTTACCACCGGACACAATGGACGCTCTCGGATCTTGGTCGTGTCCTCATGGACTGGCGCATCTGGCCGTTATTGATCATGTACTTCGGCGTCGTCGGCGTAGGAATAGGCGTACAGAGCTACGGGACGGTGATCATTCGTGCCACTAATCCCAAACTCACAGGCGTCGAGCTCAGTCTCCTCTTCGCCCCTATCTGGATC aCCGACCTCCTCTCCATCCTCCTCATCACCCCTCTCTCCGACCGCTTCCACCACCATCGcgccctcttcttctccctccccGCCACCCTCCAGATCCTCGGCCTCCTCCTGACAACCTACGCCGGCAACCCCAGCACCAACCCCTGGCCGCGCTACGCGGGCCTCCTCATCGTCGGCTTCGGCCTCGGCCCCACCGTCCCCGTCACCATGACCTGGACAAACGAGGTCTTCCAGCCCCGCCACGGCGAAGTCGGCGTGGCCGCTGCGTCCGCCGTGGTGTCCGGCCTGGGCAACCTGGGCAGCATTGTGAGCACGTATGCGCTGTACGCGGGTTGGGAGAGTGATCGGCTGGCGAGCGGGGCGAGCCAGTATCGGAAGAGTAACTGGGTTATGATTGGGATGTTGGTGGGGAGTATTTTGGCGGCGGTGGTGATGGAGGTGTTGTTGAGGGTTGTGGATGGGAAGAAGGGAGGTGCTGAGGTTGATGGGGATGGAGCGGCGAGGAGGGAGTCGAGGCAGAGGGGACTGGAGGGAGTGTGGTTTTTGAAGTGGAAGAAGAAGtga